From Woronichinia naegeliana WA131, the proteins below share one genomic window:
- a CDS encoding ISKra4 family transposase codes for MTAKLINVEGSKIKIELTLELSRSMLDTEINIQKGLNEVGCIASKEALKYLDTDGSPLKIGEEIWKSKGEQPKEYQTPYGEVIVNRHVYQRSVGGKTYCPLEREARIIITSTPLLAKQVSSKMSGMAGKEVKNDLLENHGRKVALSYIQRLSEAVGSVVQAKEEAWSYAPPKEDSQIATVGIGLDGTCMLMCEDGYREAMVGTVSLYDSEGERQPTIYLGAAPEYGKKSFLERLEREIERAKNRYPEATLVGIADGAESNWKFLEKQTEEQILDFYHASGYLGALAEALHPNTVSKQKEWLTENCRELKHEKGKAGELLNLMKEVKEEKSHSKNLTEKLQAAITYYENHQHQMDYAEYIEKKYPIGSGVTEAACKTLVKQRLCCSGMRWKEKGAGIILSLRALVLTKERWSQFWAKLDQYGFPVEP; via the coding sequence ATGACAGCAAAACTAATTAATGTAGAGGGTTCAAAGATAAAAATAGAACTAACATTAGAACTCAGTCGTTCAATGTTGGATACAGAAATAAATATTCAAAAAGGCTTAAACGAAGTAGGTTGCATCGCCAGCAAAGAAGCCTTGAAATATTTAGATACAGATGGTTCACCCTTAAAAATCGGTGAAGAAATCTGGAAGAGTAAGGGAGAGCAACCGAAAGAATATCAAACACCTTATGGTGAGGTTATAGTGAATCGTCATGTATATCAGCGTTCAGTAGGAGGAAAAACGTATTGCCCCTTAGAAAGAGAAGCAAGGATAATCATAACATCAACGCCATTATTGGCAAAACAGGTATCCTCAAAAATGTCAGGGATGGCAGGCAAAGAGGTGAAAAATGATTTATTAGAAAATCATGGTAGAAAAGTAGCGCTATCCTATATCCAAAGATTGAGTGAAGCAGTAGGAAGTGTGGTACAGGCAAAAGAAGAAGCGTGGAGTTATGCCCCGCCCAAGGAGGATAGCCAAATTGCAACAGTGGGAATAGGATTAGATGGAACCTGTATGCTGATGTGTGAGGATGGCTACCGTGAAGCAATGGTGGGAACCGTTTCCCTATACGATAGTGAAGGCGAACGTCAACCTACAATCTATCTAGGTGCGGCACCAGAGTATGGAAAAAAGAGTTTTCTAGAAAGATTAGAAAGAGAAATTGAGCGAGCGAAAAACCGTTATCCAGAGGCAACATTGGTCGGGATAGCAGACGGGGCAGAATCAAATTGGAAGTTTTTAGAAAAGCAAACGGAAGAACAGATATTAGATTTCTATCATGCCTCTGGTTACTTAGGTGCCTTGGCAGAAGCGTTGCATCCGAATACCGTGTCAAAACAAAAAGAATGGTTGACTGAAAATTGTCGAGAACTCAAGCATGAAAAAGGAAAAGCAGGAGAACTGCTAAATCTGATGAAAGAAGTCAAAGAAGAAAAAAGTCATTCTAAGAATCTTACCGAGAAACTACAAGCGGCGATTACTTATTACGAGAATCATCAGCATCAAATGGATTATGCTGAATACATAGAGAAAAAGTATCCGATTGGTTCAGGTGTTACGGAAGCAGCTTGTAAGACGTTGGTCAAACAACGATTATGTTGTTCAGGGATGCGATGGAAGGAAAAAGGAGCAGGAATTATTTTGAGCCTACGAGCTTTGGTATTGACCAAGGAACGATGGAGTCAATTTTGGGCAAAACTTGATCAATATGGGTTCCCTGTAGAACCCTGA
- a CDS encoding transposase, which yields MKISKEEKSKLGGKIMMVVEAFTQRPVTLWYTENDKSNDKIWCEELAAKLPENGLILVDMGFFSFVWFDLLTEAKKFFLTRFRAGTSYKTKQVLSQGSHYRDEIIIMGNYRSNPCKHPVRLVSVLWGTIWYQYLTNVLSPEQLSAEEVCDLYRRRWTIEEGATFS from the coding sequence ATGAAAATAAGTAAAGAAGAAAAGAGTAAATTGGGGGGTAAAATAATGATGGTAGTGGAAGCCTTTACCCAAAGACCCGTTACTTTATGGTACACAGAAAATGATAAATCAAATGATAAAATATGGTGTGAAGAATTGGCAGCTAAATTACCAGAAAATGGTTTAATTCTCGTAGATATGGGATTTTTTAGCTTTGTGTGGTTTGATTTGTTAACAGAAGCTAAAAAGTTTTTTCTAACCAGATTTAGAGCGGGTACATCTTACAAAACCAAACAAGTATTGTCTCAAGGTAGTCATTACAGAGATGAGATTATCATTATGGGAAATTACCGTTCTAATCCTTGCAAGCATCCGGTGAGATTAGTCTCAGTATTATGGGGAACAATCTGGTATCAGTATTTAACAAATGTGTTGTCTCCCGAACAACTGTCCGCCGAAGAGGTCTGTGATTTATATCGAAGACGATGGACAATCGAAGAGGGTGCGACCTTTAGTTGA
- a CDS encoding ABC transporter permease subunit, translated as MELITEILLRTGEHLVLVLIAMASAITISIPLGIFITRQKQSAKPILVIANAIQTIPSLAIFGFLITVPLLGGIGKVPAIVALTLYALLPLILNTYTGLNQVDPGFIEAGLSMGMSRRQVLFYIELPLALNVILTGIRVSTVICVGIATIAAAIGAGGLGTFIFRGISTVNNQLILAGAIPSALIALSADWGIGWLEKQLTRRTPRQPFSRKKRLIWLSLAGFLLFSSIGIFYQQINFNNKSVGEITIGSKNFTEQVILSEILAQQIENNTNLKVDRKFNLGGTFICHEAVKAGKIAGYVEYTGTALTAILKEPIINNSQEVYRLVKQAYQEQLALTVFPSLGFENTFAIVIRGADAQRLKIKTLSEAARYTNQWQAGFGYEFLAREDGFPGLAKTYGLEFAKAPKEMDLGLMYRALADKQVDLVAGNSTDGLIPILKLVILQDDKHYFPPYDAVPVFNEKILQKYPQLRTAVLKLSGQISAEEMQQLNYQVDNQVKSVEESAKSFLQSKGLIKN; from the coding sequence ATGGAATTAATTACTGAAATTCTGCTGAGAACGGGAGAACATCTCGTTTTAGTTCTGATTGCAATGGCAAGCGCGATCACGATCAGCATTCCTTTGGGAATTTTTATTACTCGCCAGAAACAGTCTGCCAAGCCCATTTTGGTGATTGCCAACGCTATTCAAACCATTCCCAGTCTGGCAATTTTTGGCTTTTTAATTACCGTTCCTCTGCTCGGTGGTATTGGTAAAGTTCCCGCTATTGTCGCCCTGACGCTCTATGCCCTCTTGCCCCTCATCCTCAATACCTACACAGGGTTAAATCAAGTTGATCCAGGTTTCATCGAAGCGGGCTTATCGATGGGAATGAGTCGCAGACAGGTTTTGTTTTATATTGAATTACCCCTCGCGCTCAACGTTATTCTGACAGGTATTCGAGTTTCGACTGTCATTTGTGTGGGCATTGCCACCATTGCGGCCGCGATCGGGGCGGGAGGTTTGGGAACCTTTATTTTTCGGGGAATTTCAACAGTTAATAATCAACTTATTTTAGCAGGGGCCATTCCCTCTGCTTTGATTGCCCTAAGTGCAGATTGGGGAATCGGTTGGTTAGAAAAACAATTAACCCGACGGACTCCTCGCCAACCTTTTTCTCGAAAAAAGCGATTAATTTGGTTGAGTTTAGCAGGATTTTTACTATTTAGCTCTATCGGTATTTTTTATCAACAAATAAACTTTAATAATAAAAGTGTTGGAGAAATTACGATTGGTTCTAAAAATTTCACGGAGCAGGTCATTTTAAGTGAAATATTAGCTCAACAAATTGAAAATAATACCAATTTAAAAGTTGATCGCAAGTTTAATTTAGGGGGAACGTTTATTTGCCATGAAGCAGTTAAAGCGGGCAAAATTGCGGGTTATGTGGAATATACGGGAACGGCATTAACGGCGATTTTAAAAGAACCGATTATTAATAATTCCCAGGAAGTTTACCGTCTCGTTAAACAGGCCTATCAAGAACAATTGGCTTTAACGGTCTTTCCTTCTTTGGGCTTTGAAAATACCTTTGCGATCGTTATTCGTGGAGCCGATGCCCAACGTTTAAAGATTAAAACTCTTTCAGAAGCGGCTCGTTATACCAATCAATGGCAAGCAGGATTTGGCTACGAATTTTTAGCGAGAGAAGATGGATTTCCTGGTTTAGCTAAAACCTACGGTTTAGAATTTGCCAAGGCTCCCAAGGAAATGGATTTGGGTTTAATGTATCGGGCTTTGGCGGATAAACAGGTAGATTTGGTAGCGGGAAATTCGACGGATGGTTTGATTCCTATTTTAAAGTTAGTGATTTTGCAAGATGATAAACATTATTTTCCGCCCTATGATGCGGTTCCTGTTTTTAATGAAAAAATTCTGCAAAAATATCCCCAATTACGCACGGCTGTTTTAAAATTATCGGGTCAAATTTCGGCGGAAGAAATGCAGCAATTAAATTATCAAGTTGATAATCAAGTTAAATCTGTGGAGGAATCTGCTAAGTCTTTTTTACAATCTAAGGGATTAATCAAGAATTAA
- a CDS encoding IS4 family transposase, with protein sequence MTTAAVEEYKIMLSVGDTTFLDYRNIKEKREGYGPTGKGGNGLILHSALAIEPEKGQVLGLLWQKLWNREVKEKPPTDETAKQKKERQKEQRKAARQRPFEEKESYKWVEALNTCEKQVESSTRVIHVFDREGDVSEVFDSVRQLKHTGVLVRASHNRSLDKNSERLWQHLESEPIRFHQEIEIPSTGKRKARKVKLAVRFCSVNLRTPYRFDNRDPLNVYAVYATEIDCPEGETPLSWMLLTTEVVETIEMAVTILRWYTYRWRVEEFHKVLKSGCQSERYRLASDGMKTLLGFLSVIAVELLHVTYLHRTQPDALAIEILNPLQLQVLKAAASQKLPPILTVAWAVESVAFLGGYLEHRRKTPLGIQVLWRGWLKLHDLCQGWQLAIRT encoded by the coding sequence ATGACAACTGCCGCCGTAGAAGAATATAAGATAATGCTATCAGTCGGAGATACGACCTTCTTAGATTATCGCAATATCAAGGAAAAAAGGGAAGGGTATGGGCCGACTGGAAAAGGAGGGAATGGATTAATACTGCATAGTGCTTTAGCAATTGAGCCAGAAAAAGGACAAGTATTAGGTTTATTATGGCAAAAACTGTGGAATAGGGAGGTAAAAGAAAAGCCCCCAACAGATGAAACGGCGAAGCAGAAAAAAGAAAGACAGAAAGAACAAAGAAAAGCAGCTCGTCAAAGACCATTTGAGGAAAAAGAATCCTACAAATGGGTAGAGGCTCTAAACACCTGTGAGAAACAGGTAGAAAGTTCAACGAGGGTAATTCATGTATTTGACAGAGAAGGAGATGTTTCAGAAGTCTTTGACTCAGTGCGTCAACTCAAGCATACAGGAGTGCTGGTCAGAGCGTCTCATAATCGTAGTTTAGACAAAAATAGTGAACGACTTTGGCAACATTTGGAATCAGAACCGATTCGTTTTCATCAAGAAATCGAGATTCCGAGTACAGGAAAAAGAAAAGCACGGAAGGTTAAGCTTGCCGTCCGATTTTGCTCAGTTAATCTACGAACTCCCTATCGTTTTGATAATCGTGACCCGTTGAATGTCTATGCTGTTTATGCGACAGAAATCGATTGTCCCGAAGGCGAAACTCCTTTATCTTGGATGCTTCTGACTACAGAAGTTGTTGAGACTATTGAGATGGCTGTCACTATTCTTCGTTGGTACACCTACCGATGGCGGGTTGAAGAATTTCATAAAGTCCTTAAGTCTGGTTGTCAGAGTGAGCGTTATCGACTTGCCTCTGATGGAATGAAAACTCTTTTGGGTTTTTTAAGTGTCATTGCTGTTGAACTTTTACACGTTACTTATCTTCATCGTACCCAGCCCGATGCTCTCGCGATTGAAATTCTTAATCCTCTTCAACTTCAGGTGTTAAAAGCAGCCGCCTCTCAAAAACTTCCCCCTATTTTGACTGTTGCTTGGGCTGTCGAGTCTGTTGCTTTTCTTGGTGGTTATCTTGAACATCGTCGTAAAACTCCTCTCGGTATCCAAGTCCTTTGGCGCGGTTGGTTGAAGTTGCATGACCTTTGCCAAGGCTGGCAGCTTGCAATCCGCACTTAA
- a CDS encoding IS1 family transposase → MSILKKSSMEILNDVGLCQEKEDALFKKNCPHCYSENVKIHSHYQTKGNGERKMFICQECSSCFAETYGSVIAGLETPLSEIVKVLKARMEGIGLNAAARAFGYAKTTILNWEKKLSGLQETLFLYALVNEFVKLVIEGDELYTKVGKNKEASASEGWTIVLMERASRFIWHLKCGRKEQKLFLEAMMTVAELFERSAESLQLFTDGEKRYSQLLFDICHEVLRTGKRGRPTKVLPKGMVVRLKNKSSKRRDSEGKLKKVETPKPEHPETTEKPEEKDIHANHVEAFNSAIRRYLAAFRRRTNTYAKSVVGLQRVLDIFWMVHNFVRSHFTTREVPAVALGIIEKGLTWEDLLQIRLIS, encoded by the coding sequence ATGTCAATATTAAAGAAAAGCTCTATGGAAATCCTGAATGATGTTGGCTTGTGCCAAGAGAAAGAGGATGCCTTATTCAAGAAAAACTGTCCTCATTGCTATAGTGAAAACGTAAAAATACATTCTCATTATCAAACGAAAGGTAACGGGGAACGTAAAATGTTCATTTGTCAAGAATGTAGTTCTTGTTTTGCTGAGACTTATGGTAGCGTAATCGCTGGCTTAGAAACCCCATTAAGTGAAATTGTAAAAGTATTAAAAGCCAGAATGGAAGGAATAGGATTAAATGCAGCAGCCCGAGCATTCGGCTACGCAAAAACAACAATATTGAATTGGGAAAAGAAATTATCAGGATTACAAGAGACATTATTTTTATACGCCTTAGTGAATGAATTTGTTAAATTAGTAATAGAAGGGGATGAACTATACACAAAAGTTGGAAAAAATAAAGAAGCAAGTGCCTCTGAGGGGTGGACAATCGTGCTCATGGAGAGGGCTAGCCGCTTTATTTGGCATTTAAAATGTGGTCGAAAAGAGCAGAAATTATTTCTAGAAGCAATGATGACGGTAGCGGAATTATTTGAAAGGAGTGCAGAATCTCTCCAGTTATTTACAGATGGAGAAAAGCGATATAGTCAACTGCTATTTGATATTTGTCACGAAGTATTAAGGACTGGAAAGCGAGGTCGTCCCACCAAAGTATTACCGAAAGGTATGGTGGTAAGACTAAAAAATAAGAGTAGTAAACGTCGAGATTCTGAGGGTAAACTAAAGAAAGTAGAAACTCCGAAACCAGAACATCCAGAGACAACAGAAAAACCAGAAGAAAAGGATATCCATGCCAACCACGTTGAGGCATTTAATAGTGCTATCCGACGCTATTTAGCCGCCTTTCGTCGTCGTACAAATACTTATGCTAAATCTGTTGTGGGATTACAGCGAGTCCTAGATATTTTCTGGATGGTTCATAACTTTGTTCGCAGCCATTTTACGACTAGAGAAGTTCCTGCTGTAGCTCTCGGTATAATTGAAAAAGGGTTAACTTGGGAGGACTTACTCCAAATTCGCCTGATTTCTTGA
- a CDS encoding transposase: MLEWWTKNFASCELGDERLNNRAFSIGKKLSEGFGKALSEVFKGGNELELVSSDQSWKKLWCKALRK; this comes from the coding sequence ATGTTGGAATGGTGGACAAAAAACTTTGCCAGTTGTGAATTGGGAGACGAGAGGCTAAACAATCGTGCCTTCTCGATTGGGAAAAAGTTAAGTGAGGGGTTTGGAAAAGCCTTATCAGAAGTGTTTAAGGGAGGAAACGAGTTGGAACTGGTATCGTCTGATCAAAGTTGGAAAAAGTTATGGTGTAAGGCTTTGAGAAAATAG